The Ignavibacteriales bacterium genome contains the following window.
AACTCGCGTATGATTCCAACTCACACATCGCAGGACATAGTAAATAAAATTTCACGTCCGGATTATATTAGTATAACAGGAGGAAAAGTGTTGTCGGGCGGAATTTTGGAAAATAGATTTACCGGCGAAGTTGTTGAACAAAAACGCAATCCTCAAAGTATCGAAGCAGAGAATATACCCGGGATGGGCGCGGTTTATGTTCGTTGGATCGTAGATGGTAAAGGGCCGTTTACAATAACCATTGATGCGTCTAAAGGCGGTATCAGTTCTAAAACTGTAAAATAAATATATTCACTCGTGAGACGCAGTGTTCATCTCTGCGTCTCGTGGGTGAAGCTCTTTTTTAGACTGTTAACTTCTGCAATTTTTAACTCCCTAAACTCACCCGGTTTTAAGTCTTTCAGATTCAAACATCCAATTTTAATCCGGATCAATCGCAATGTGGGATGACCTATTGCCGCAGTCATTTTTCTAACCTGTCTGTTTCTTCCTTCACGCAATACTATTTCAAGCCAGGCGGTGCCTACATTTTTCCGAAAACGTATCGGGACAGAACGTGGTGGAAAATCAGGTTCTACATCTAACAATCTTACCTCAGCCGGATAAGTTTTTCTCTTCTCAATTATTAAACCTTCTCTGAGTTTCGAGATCGATTCTTCGCTCGGAGTCCTTTCGACCTGAACAAGATATGTCCGAGGGCGGTGGTTTTTTGGATCAATGAGTTGATGTTTCAACAAATTATCATTCGTAAGTAAAAGCAAACCTTCGCTGTCGTAATCGAGACGCCCAACAGGGTAGACATCTTTAGGAAACGGACCATAATCTGAAAGAGTGTTCCTGCCCTCCACGTCTGTGAATTGAGATAATGTACCAAAGGGCTTATTGAATACGTAGTAATGATGATATTTTTGCGATAGAGTCAATTTTAATAAACCTGCAAAAAAAATTGAATTTCTTCTCTTTTGAGGTGACTTGACACACCTACGGTGACGATACACACAGAATACATCGCAGATTTTCTATTTATTGTCATAGAAAATTTACGAAAGCCAAAATTATGAAAGTAAAATATCAATTAAGGAGTACCAATCGGGAACAAAAGATTATATTCGAGCACTTACTGTTGAACGAAATTGAAAAACAACATTGGTTCTCGGTTGTTTACCTAAAACTCTGGAAATCAGTCGGATTAATTTGCACACAATAAATTAAGGAGTCGCTATGAAATTTTGGAAAATTTTTGGTTTCGCGTCGGGCATTTTGTTGATTACAATGTTTGCAAAAAAACACCGTGAACGATCGTGCTATACCGATGTTTTAGAAAAACGGTACGACACGGAAGATTTAATAACCGATCAAGAGCTTTGATTTTATTTACTTAGTGTCGAGAATAATCGGAAGCCCGTCTTTACCGCTTCCGATGATTACAACTTTAGCGTTTTGCGATTCGGCAATTTTCATCGTAGCTTCAATTCCCTTCCATCTCAACAACTGATCGCTAATTCCAGTTGCCACTATCTTCTGGAAATCTGCAATACCCTGCGCTTCTATTCTTTTCCTGTCTGCTTCTTGTTTTTCTTTCGTCAGAATAAATTCCATTCTCTGGCTTTCTTGATCTGCCCGTTGTTTTTGTTCAATGGCATCGGTGAGTTGTGAAGGAAGACCTACGTTGCGTAACGGTGTGGCTTCAATTATAATTCCTCTCGGAGCTACTACCTTTGCAAGCTCTGCCATGATTGCTTCTCCAAGCCGCTCGCGTTCTGTTGAATATAATGCGCTTGCTTGAAAACTTGCCGTTACCGCACGGCTCATTGATCTGAATTGCGGAATTAAAACAATGGTCTCGTAATCACCGCCAGAAATTGTTTTGTAAACACGTGCGGCTGAGTCCGGATTTAATCGGTAAAGGGCACTGATCTCAAGTCCGATAGTCAATCCCTCGCGAGAGAGTACCTGCATAGCTTCTTTATGCTCTTTAGTTTGAATCGAATATTTCTGAATCTTCGCCATCGGATTTACGGTATTTATCCCGGCTCCTAACGTACGATCCGAGACAATACCGAAGAAATCGACAACACCTACGTATCCCGCAGGTATAATGCTGAAAAATTGTGAGAGTGCAAGAATTACGGCAATCGCTGCGATAGTCCCGCTAACCATCATTCCGCTGCGAAACATAATATTGTGTTGTTGAACTACTTTTTTTCGCGCTGCTATCCACGCGAGTAATGCAACAAATGCTACAATAAGAAAAAATATGAAAAGCATGTTTTACTCCTTTATAAGATTAATAAATGTCCAATCCGTAAGAAGGTAAGAAAGTTACCTCAGATTAGCAATTCGAAAAACATTTTTTAGATATGTGTAATATTATTTTCCATTGTGCAACTGCCACAATTCGCTTAGGTTAGATCCACCAAATTTTATTAATCAAATCTTTCGCAATTTATCTCCCCTCTAAAAAGGAAAATTTTTCAAGGATGTAAAAGAATGAACAGAATAATGTCCGACATTTAGCTTGACTTAAGCGAGATAAATGTCGGACATTTATACAACCTTACTTTGACAAAACAGTTTTCTTCACGTCAGAATATATGCCTGCCCTCATCCGGATAAAATAGATTCCGCTGGGTAATTGTTGTGCATTCCAAGTGGCGGACTTGAATCCGGCAACCTGCAACTCGTCCACAAGTGTTGTTATTTCCTCACCAAGAACATTATATACCTTTAACGTTACCCAGCTCTCCTTTGGTAATTGATAATTGACAATCGTTGTTGGATTGAACGGATTAGGATAGTTCTGCTGAATGGCATACTCGGTCGGTATACATATTCCAAGATCTGTCACACCATCACCGAAGTCTGTGAAGAACGAAAATGTATCGGGTGAAGCAACAACATCATATCCATCGGTTGCTGAAACTGTCCAATTATAATATTGATGCATTTGTAATTGCGCTTCGATATCCATACTCACGGCTGTATCGCTTATACCTGTCAGCGTGGTGTCAATTCCAGGTCCTTTAATATTGATAGAGTAAAGAACTGAATCTTCAACGTCTAAATCTATCGACCTATTCCAGATAAATTCAATTGGTCCACCGTGTGGCAAGTAGAAAGTTGAGCCGTTACCCGGAAAACTTAAATTAACCGTTGTTGGTTTATGATTTATGATCGAGAATATCATGTTTGCCGATGTTCCGCCACCCGGTTCCGGATTCACGACCGATATATTTCTATCACCTAACATTGCATTCAGCTCAATAGAAATAAACGCGATAATTGTATCCGAACCATTATATGCTGCTGAATCGATTTTCATGCCCGCTCCAGCGTTGATTATTGTTTGACCGGGAATAAAGTTGCTTCCGACTAATACTACTCTCATCATCTGTCCACGATACCCGGAAGAGGGTATGATCGCAGTAAACGTTGGAACCGGATTCAGAGTAAGTGCGAACTTTACGAAAATTGAGTGATTGGCACTTACGTTATAAAATGTATATCCTGAAGTTGAATCCACAACCTCACCATCAACTAAAACCGAATCTACATGATAACCGATCTTAGGTGTTAATATAAATCGTTGGTCTGATCCATAATTTGCAACAACAACACCATTCGGAGTAATTGTACCGTTAGAATCAGCTGATGCTGTAATCGTAAATTTTGCAATTGAGAAGAATGCCGTTATCGAATGATTCGTGGTTATATTTATGAATATATAACTAAATGTAGAATCTACGCGGATTCCATCAACCACAACGCTGTCGAGTCGATAACCATTATTCGCAGCGATAATGAACTTCTGATCAACTCCTGAGTCTAGCCCTATCGAACCGGATGGACTAATTGTTCCACCTCCTATTGCAGATGCGGTAATTATATATTTGTTGATTGAGAAATATGCAACAATAAAATGATTAGCAGATACGTTTGTGAATGTATAACTCGCCAATGAATCTACTCGAATCCCATCAACCAAAATACTATCTGTTTTAAAATTAAGGTCAGGAGTTATTATAAATTGCCGGGATGAACCGTGAGTTACCCCTACCATTCCTACCGGGCTGATGCTGCCATTCGAACCGGCTGATGCAATAATAATGTAATTGTTGATAGCAAACTTCGCGTGAATAGTGTGGTTGGCCGTAATATTTGTAAATGTATAACTCGCTATTGAATCTACATGATTTTCATCCACGAATAAACTGTCGATGTGGTATCCTGCATCGGGTGAAATAATGAATTTTTGATTAGAGCCGTAAGGAATCGTAATATTCCCCGATGGATCTATCGTTCCACCCAATCCAGATGTTGCTGCTATAGTAAAAAGGTCAACCGAAAAGTTCGCAACAATAAAATGTTCCGATATTACATTGTCGAATGTGTAACTCAAAGATGAATCGACGCGAGCACCGTCGACCAACAAACTATCGAGATGATATCCGGTGGAAGGAGCGATAGTGAACTGCTGACTTCCTCCATGGTTTATTAAAATAGTGTCTGCAGGTGTAATTGAACCATTGCCCAATGCAGCGGCAATTATCCTGTATTTATTGATTGCGAATTTTCCCTCAATCGTATGATTTGTCGAGATATCTTTGAATGTATAAGAATCACTTGAATCAACAAAGATACCATCAACTAGAACAGTATCAACGTGATAACCATAGTTCGGTGTTAAAGTAAATCTCTGAGCCGATCCAAAAGTTACCAGAACAATCCCCATCGGATTTATTGAACCATTTGCGCCGGCAGTCGCCGTGATATTATAGATGTTGATTGAGAAGTATGCTGTAATTGCATGGTTCCCGGTAACATTATTGAATGAGTAAGTTGAAGCTGAATCAACGTGCAAACCATCGACCAATAAACTGTCAAAGTGATAGCCGGTATTGGGATTGAAATAAAAATCTTGGTTCGATCCGTACGATGTAATCACCGACCCCGAAGGAGTAATTACACCGTTCCCATTGACAGATGCAGTGATTGAATATTTATTGATGGAGTAATATATATGAATTGAGTGGTTCGCTGTGATGTTGGTGAATGTATAATTAGTGCTGGAATCTACAATAGAACCGTCGACTTTTACACTGTCGAGATGATAACCGAGTCCGGGTGCATATGAGAAAGATTGACTCCCGGCATATGCTACCGAAACAGCACCCGACGGAGTTATTGATCCGCTACCGGTGATCAACGATGTTATTGTATATTTATCTATTGAAAAGTATGCAGTAATTGTGTTATTGGATGTAACGCCGCTAAAACTATAATTTGATCTTACTCCCTGATTCACTCCATTCACAATTACACTATCGATATGATAATGTATTGATGGAGTAATCGTATAACTTTGAGCACCACCGCGAGTAACAAATGTTTCTCCGGATGGTGTTATTGTTCCGCTTCCAACAGCGGAACTTGTAATTTTCCATTGAGTTAAAACTGCTGAAGTGACTTCATCGGCACCCATATAAGGATATGAACTATTTCTAGCTTCTTCATCAAAGTCTGTAGAGACTGCAACAAGCGGCGTGCCTGATAAATTATTATCTCCAATTGAAACGCTGGCAAGATGTAAATTTCCTATTGCTGCATCTGCAAACGAAACAGGCACATTCATGGAATTAATATCCAAACCCGATCCTGATTTCCACTGTGCGAATGATGCGGCAGTTGTGCCGCCATCATAACTTCCCAAAATATTCGGATCGGATGAGTACAAAACATTGTAATCACTTGTCAGATTTAGCTGGTTGTTTATCGCGATAGCGGGATGTTTCCCCGTCCCACCCGAACGAACATTTGAAAAAATATTATTATTCAAAATATTTATACCGGGGTATTCTCGGAAAAACGCCGCCGAGTTACTGCTTCCCGAATCTACACTACCTCCGATGTAAACGGTATTATAATAGAAGTTGCTATTACCGGACGGCTTATATATTCCGGCGATGTTGTAATTGCCGTTTTCGTACGATCCCAAACTAATCATATTGTTTATGTAATCACCGAATCCGGCCGCGATCTGAATTCCGTAAATTGTAGAGCCGGGATTGGAGTTTGCAAGTTGGATGTTATAAACTTTATTCCTGTCTATTGTAAGTGTTCCACCCGATGTTCCGCTCGATTGTATACCTGAAGCATCAAGGGTGTCGACGCCGGAATTATTCTGAAATAAATTATACACAACATTGCGAGAAATTGTTGAACCGCTTTGTAATGGTAAACTCGTCATGATTCCAACCAAACCGGATGTCCGCAAGGAAGAATATGTATTGAGGTCATGTATAGAATTATTTTCTATTTTATACAAAGATAGACCGCCATTTTGGTAAATTCCACGTGTACCTGAATTGACATGAGAAGAGTTATCGGTAATATTGCTGATTGAATTGTTCATTATCCTTATCAAACCACCCGTTCTATTTGCATCACTGTAAATACCAGAAACTCGACACGTAATAATAGTTGGTGCGTTTATTAAACTGTCTATGATATTTCCCGATATAGTTCCTATTTCATAATCAGCATTACCACCGGTTACATAAATTGGTCGTAAATCACCGTAACCCGAAGTCCATAAAACATTTTTAATAATATTCCCCTGAATAGATGAAGCGATACCGCCGGTTCCGGCATTCAAGTAGATTCCAAAAAAATGTCCGCCCGATTTTGTCCATGTTCCATTTACGTTTTCAAAACTTCCACCGATTCTATTTCCGGAAATTGTGAAGCTATGTCCTGTATTATTATTGTTGACTGAAAATATTGAATACTGATCCTGCCCCGAAGTAAACGGACAATAAAAATGATTATTGCTTATAGTATAGTTACCACCCAAATATGCAGATGCTCTGAAATTAATCCCATAATTTGTGAAACCGTATATGCGGGAATTAGTGAATGATAGATTATCATTCTCAGCACCTAACGTTCCATCGATGTAAATGGCGTTGTATGGATTTCCACCGCTGCTGTTTAGAATGTGACAATTGTCGATACTGATGTTATCGTTGCCCGTTGTCCCCGAGCTGTTAGATATGACAATTACCCCAGATGAAGTTGATGTGTTTATTCCCTCTACAAAGATATAGTTGACCGAGTTATTCAAAGCATCGTTTATAAATCTGATTGTAGGATTAGTCGCGTTAAGATTGTTGAAACGAAGATACATCCCACTACCGGAAAACCTGCCATCGATAGTCACATTATCTGCTCCAGAAAAATTCACTAGAGGGGCTGCAACGTTTCCCGAAATTAACCTCTCTGTTGTTCCATCGGATGTAATTGTCACCGATGAATAATTCGAACTGCCTGTACCGCTTGCAAAAAGGACTGCAGATCCCGTTTCAGTAATATCGGACGTTATAACCAGATTAATATCACCAGTTAGCGTTCCATTGTTGATAGCGTTAAAAGCCGTCGCTAGTTTTGTGTATGTTTGTCCGGAACCGACGTATGTTTGTGCAGACAAATTTAAAACAGCTCCGATGAATATGAACAAAAGCGTAAGAATTTTGATAGTTTTCAAGTTACGAATCATAATAAAGATTTCAGAATAATAATTGTGAAAAATACGATGAGCAGTCAACGGCATCATATCCGTCCGCGTCTCGGGAAATTATGAACCTAATTTAAAAAAACTTTCTATAACTCAAAGTGAAGTGTGTCACCAATCTCATGCTTTTGAAATCCTCAAAATCCGACTGATTTCCTATAAAACGGGTCTTTTTATCTTAAAAGAAACTATATCGATATCCGTTCAATCTATAAATTGAGGACAGGAAAATAATATTATAAACATAACCACGAACGAATGTCATGAAAATATTTTATGGTAAGGGGTAAAATCTGCTGTCTTATTTGTTAAAGCGGGCACATATGCAAAAATTAAATGTGCGGATGGAACATTCCCGCATATTCAACACTCAAGTAGAATTATTTCTCAGAAGCAGTTGCGACTACGTCGGGTACTGTATCGTTTATTTTTTTCTTCGTTACTTTATTGTAGAATTTTTTAATAAAAGCTGGTACTGTTTCCTTCCACTCATCAACCTTCGTGTACACAACAGGAACAAGAACAAGCGTCAACAACAGCGAGCTTGTCAAGCCGCCGATTAACGCCAACGCAAGCCCCGACTTCCACTCAGAACCGGAGCTCAGACTTGTCGCTATTGGAAACATCGCTACAATCATGGATGCGGTGGTCATTAGAATTGGACGCAATCGTGTGTTACCTGCTTCAAGCAATGCATCATGAACGGAAAGTTTCTGTTCTTCCCTCATTTGATTCGTGCGATCAACAAGTAATATCGCATTTTTGCCAACGAGCCCAACAAGCATAATTATACCTAGTATCGTAAAAATGCTTAACGCTTTTCCGGTCAATGCAAGGGTTAATAACGCTCCGATCATCGCAACCGGAATGGAGAACAGCACGATAAACGGATAAATAAATGAATCGAACAAAGCAACCATAATCAAATAAACAAACAATATCGCGGCCATCAATGCCAACCCTAAATCTCCAAAACCCTCGGAACGGTTTTTCTCGTCACCGAGATATGTTACAATAATCTCGGGTGGTAAACCTTTTCTCGCAATTTCTTTTTTTATGTCGCTTGCAACGTCACCCGCTGGTCTTCCGATTACTTGAGAATAAACTATCACCGAATAATTCCGATCCTGCCGTTGAAGTTTGGTCGGACCGGTAGTGAGTATGGTTGACGCGAATTGCTTCAACTCAATCATCTGTCCTTTTCTGTTAAGAAACGTCAGGTTTTGGATATCGCTTGTTTTAGTTCTATCAAACTGATCGAGTATTATTCTAATCGGATATTCGCTTGCACCATCACGGAACTTCGAATCATCGTCACCGTTGAATGCCGTACGCAAGCCCGCCCCGACTTCTCCGAGATTCAAGCCAAGATCTGCCATTTTTTCTCGGTCAATCTCGATGCGCGTTTCCGGTTTTCCCTCTTCAGAAGAAAGTCTTACATCTGCCGTACCTCTCACCGATTTAACCATGCTCGATAATTTTGACGCAGCGGCACGAACTTCATTATAATCGGTACCGCTTACCGCAATCTGAACAGGAGACTGGTTTGCGGTTCCAAAAATACCAATCGGGCTCACGCGCACTTTCACTCCGGGCATCTTGTAAATCTTACTGCGTATCTCACTGCTTATATCATCGGTTGATCTGTTGCGTAACTCCTTTGGGATTAAAGTTACATTGATCTCGGCAACATTATTGGATGATTGTCCAATAAATCCTTCGGTTGAAACACCTGCATTAACATACATTTTCTGTACTTCGGGGATTGCAGAAACAATTTTTTCCGCTTGCAGGGCTATATAATTCGTATGCTCAAGCGTTGATCCCGGCGGGAGTTCCATGGTGACGGTAAATTCACCACGATCGACCGGCGTCATGAATTCAGTTCCGATAAAACCCAAAGGGATAAGAGCGAACGATGCTATAAATAATACAAGTGAAATGAGCGCGACTTTTCCACGATGTTTCAATCCCCATCTTAGAATCTTTTGATATTCTTCCGCAAATTTATGATACTGTGCCTCAAACCAAACAGCAAATTTACCGATAAGATTTGCTCTTGTTTGCCTTTCTAACTTTGCGAAACGCGAAGCGAGCATCGGTGTGATTGTGAACGACACAAATAAACTCATCAACGTGGAGAAGACAACAACAAGCGCAAACTCGCGAAGGATATTACCTACGATCCCGGAGACCAAAGCCAGAGGTACGAATACAACCACGTCTACCAGTGTGATAGACAATGCCGCAAAACCTATTTCATTTCTTCCACGAAGAGAAGCTTTTTTCCGTTCATCACCTTTTTCAAGATGGCGGTATATATTTTCCAGAACTACTATCGAGTCGTCGACAAGTATACCAATCACCAATGATAAACCAAGAAGCGTCATCAAATTCAGTGTAAACCCAAAAGCGTAAATAGCAATGAATGTTGTTATGAGTGATGTAGGAATCGCGATCATAACAATTACAGAGTTTCGAATGCTGTGGAGGAATGCTAGCATTACAACCGCGACGAATATGATCGCAAGCATGAGGTCGTGTTTCACCGCATCGGCTGCATCAGTTGTGAAGATAGAGCCATCCTGCGCAATCTCAAATTTTAATCCGATGTTGGTATAATCTTTTTCAAGTTTAGCGAGTTCTGCGCGGACAATCTGACTGACTTCTACCGAGTTCGCTTCGCCCTGTTTTTGAACAAGAATACCGATAGATGTTTTACCGTTTATACGGCTGAGAGTCGAGTAATCTTTCCGCCCATCTTCCACTTCGGCTATATCGGCAAGACGAATATCTCCTCCCTGCTTTGGCTGCCCAACAACCAATGTGCGCAACTCATCTATTGAATTATATTTACCTGCAAGCCGAACAATATATTGATAATCACCATCTTTTACTTTTCCGGTGGGGAAATCCATGTTGGATGATTTTATTAACTGTGTAACTTGCAGTAAAGACAATCCGTACGAACGAAGTTTTTGCGGATCGACATTTACTTTTATTTCACGCTCATCACCGCCAACAAGTGTAATTTGCCCAACTCCGGCAAGCTTAGCAAGCCGCGGCTGAATACGATCATCGAGCAATTGATAAAAATCTCTTGATGGCATCCTCGCTGTTACACCCATTCTAAGCACGGGAAGTTCGTCTAAAGCAAATTTTGTTATCGACGGAGTTTTCGATCCCGAAGGAAGCAGGTTGGAGACCTCGTTGACTTTACGCTGAACGTCCTGAAGCGCGACGCTGATGCTCGCCTTCATTGAAAATTCCAAAGATACAATTGAAACACCTTCTTGCGACGTTGCATATACGGTTGAAACTTTATCGATGCCGGATACCGCATCCTCCAATACTTTCGTCACCGATGTTTCTACTTCCTGAGGCGATGCCCCCGGATAAGCTGTTATTATCACCAAAAACGGAGGTGTAATTTTCGGCAGTAACTCGTATTTCAACTGATTGTAGCTGAATAAACCGAGTACACCTAATATCGTAAACACAACGATGACGAGAGTGGGTCGTTTAATTGATAATTCAGTAATTGTCATAATTTATTTTCCTTGCGTCCTGCCGGTGATTCCAAAAATATCAAGCATAAAACTGGCAGGTGATTATTTAATAATTGTTACCGCGACACTATCCTGTAAATTATTCTGTCCATTGGTAACGATAACATCGCCTTCTTTTAAACCTTCAAGCACAGAAATAAAATTTCCGACCTCGGAACCGGCGACAATATTTCTGATGCGCGCGATGTTTCCCTCTACAATATAAACCTGAGGTGTTTTCATACTACCCACAAGCGCTTCACGTGGAATGGCAAGAATTTCTGTATTCCCTTTTGATGTAAAAGAAATTCGTCCGAACATTCCTGCTTTCAACGGGTGTTGTTTAGAATTCTCGAGCGTTACTTCGACAGGATATGTGTGTGCCTCATCCGCTTTTGAGCTGATAGACTTAATTTTACCCGCATACTTTATTCCAGGATAAACATCGGTACCAACCTGGACTTTATCGCCAACTTTCAAACAGAACGCGTCACTCTCCGAAACGTTTATTTTTACTTTGAGCCGCGATATATCTACAACATTCGCGACGGGCATATTGTTGGAAACATAAGTGCCGACATCTACAGTTCTAGAGGTGACAATTCCTGAAATCGGTGTGCTGATTTTTGTATCGTTATATTGCCTGCGTGCCGCGATGTATTGCGCCTCGGCAGCTTTGATGGCAAGCCGGGCACCTTCTATTTGCTGTTCGGTTGCGGAATTTTGTTTATACAACATTTCAAATCTTTCAAGATCCTTTTTTGCTTTCTCGTAGTTAGTTTCGGCCGAAATGTATGCGGCTTTTTTTAATTCGTCGTCTACCTGAACTATCGTAGCACCTGCTATAACATGCTGGCCCACTTCGGCATGAACAGCAATTACTTTTCCCGATGTTTCTGAAATAATTGCTACGTCATTATTAGCGGCAATCGTTCCAACCATCGAACGTGTTGAGGCAATAGTTTGTTTTCCGGCTTTCGTCACAGATACCGACATTGAGCTTAACATTTCACTTGTCGATTTTGCGGTGCTGCGCGATTTGTTATAAAATAAAATTGCAATGATCGCCGCCAGCACAACCGCGGTCACGATTATTATTCTGATATTTTTCATTTTCATTATTCCTTTTGATTTCAATAGGTTTACCTACTTTGTCCGATCGCTTTTTGCAGCCGGGCATCGGCAAGATTGAAGTCGACAAGCGCCTGAATGTAATTCCATTTTGCTTGCATTTGAGCCGCCTCTGCGTCGAGAAGATCGGAATTTAATGCCAACCCCGATTTGAACTTATCGTTGGTAATACGATAATTTTCTTCTGCCTGAGAAACACCTTTGTGGGCAACCGAGATTCGTTCTTTAGATTGATTGAAGTTGTAATAACATTGAGTGATGTCCAGCGTTATCCCGTCTTTAATCTGTGCGTAACTATCGCGCGCTTGAGCAAGCTGTGCTTGCGCCTGATCGGTCTGATGAATTGTCGCTCCCCAATTCCAAATATCTAGAGAGGCGGATAGTGAAACATCCCATGTATCTTTGAATTTATCCTGAGCTGGAAAAATTCGCTGGTTGGGTCTCGCGTAATTGTAATTACCGATGAGGAATATTTGCGGGAACCAACCGGAGCGGGCAATCGATACACCCGTTTCACTTGCCTTCACACGCATATCCATCGCTTTTAGATCGGAACGGTTTTCAATTCCCTTTCGTATAAGTGAATTTAAATCCCCATATTCGTTTGGTTGATGTTCGGCAGGTGAAGCAATTTCAATATATGTTTCAAGCGGCAAACCGATAAGACTGTTCAGGGCGATCATCGAAAGCCGAACATTATTCAGCACATCGATTTGCATAACTTGAATATTTGAGAGTTGGACTTCCACTTTGAGGAGTTCATTTTTTGTGACAATTCCCTGCGCGAAAAAATTCTGCACATCTTTAAGGTGAGATTTAATCTGTTCAACATTTTCATCGATAACTTTTTTCGATTCAATCGCTTTGAAAACATTCCAGTATGAATTTTGTATGTTATAAATAAGATCAACTTTATCTTTCTCATAATCTTCCGAAGCCGCATCAGCGGAATAACCCGCAAGTTTTGAACTGTTAAAGAGTTTCAGACCAGTGAATATCGGCTGCTGAAGTGTAAGCCGCATGGAATAGTTATCGAGCACAGCGGGAGAAACCGTGATCTTTTGTGGCATTATAGGCCCGAACGGGCCAATTTCAAACGGTGGCACTTCGCTGAGTCGGGTGTATGAACCGCCG
Protein-coding sequences here:
- a CDS encoding prohibitin family protein produces the protein MFRSGMMVSGTIAAIAVILALSQFFSIIPAGYVGVVDFFGIVSDRTLGAGINTVNPMAKIQKYSIQTKEHKEAMQVLSREGLTIGLEISALYRLNPDSAARVYKTISGGDYETIVLIPQFRSMSRAVTASFQASALYSTERERLGEAIMAELAKVVAPRGIIIEATPLRNVGLPSQLTDAIEQKQRADQESQRMEFILTKEKQEADRKRIEAQGIADFQKIVATGISDQLLRWKGIEATMKIAESQNAKVVIIGSGKDGLPIILDTK
- a CDS encoding T9SS type A sorting domain-containing protein; the encoded protein is MIRNLKTIKILTLLFIFIGAVLNLSAQTYVGSGQTYTKLATAFNAINNGTLTGDINLVITSDITETGSAVLFASGTGSSNYSSVTITSDGTTERLISGNVAAPLVNFSGADNVTIDGRFSGSGMYLRFNNLNATNPTIRFINDALNNSVNYIFVEGINTSTSSGVIVISNSSGTTGNDNISIDNCHILNSSGGNPYNAIYIDGTLGAENDNLSFTNSRIYGFTNYGINFRASAYLGGNYTISNNHFYCPFTSGQDQYSIFSVNNNNTGHSFTISGNRIGGSFENVNGTWTKSGGHFFGIYLNAGTGGIASSIQGNIIKNVLWTSGYGDLRPIYVTGGNADYEIGTISGNIIDSLINAPTIITCRVSGIYSDANRTGGLIRIMNNSISNITDNSSHVNSGTRGIYQNGGLSLYKIENNSIHDLNTYSSLRTSGLVGIMTSLPLQSGSTISRNVVYNLFQNNSGVDTLDASGIQSSGTSGGTLTIDRNKVYNIQLANSNPGSTIYGIQIAAGFGDYINNMISLGSYENGNYNIAGIYKPSGNSNFYYNTVYIGGSVDSGSSNSAAFFREYPGINILNNNIFSNVRSGGTGKHPAIAINNQLNLTSDYNVLYSSDPNILGSYDGGTTAASFAQWKSGSGLDINSMNVPVSFADAAIGNLHLASVSIGDNNLSGTPLVAVSTDFDEEARNSSYPYMGADEVTSAVLTQWKITSSAVGSGTITPSGETFVTRGGAQSYTITPSIHYHIDSVIVNGVNQGVRSNYSFSGVTSNNTITAYFSIDKYTITSLITGSGSITPSGAVSVAYAGSQSFSYAPGLGYHLDSVKVDGSIVDSSTNYTFTNITANHSIHIYYSINKYSITASVNGNGVITPSGSVITSYGSNQDFYFNPNTGYHFDSLLVDGLHVDSASTYSFNNVTGNHAITAYFSINIYNITATAGANGSINPMGIVLVTFGSAQRFTLTPNYGYHVDTVLVDGIFVDSSDSYTFKDISTNHTIEGKFAINKYRIIAAALGNGSITPADTILINHGGSQQFTIAPSTGYHLDSLLVDGARVDSSLSYTFDNVISEHFIVANFSVDLFTIAATSGLGGTIDPSGNITIPYGSNQKFIISPDAGYHIDSLFVDENHVDSIASYTFTNITANHTIHAKFAINNYIIIASAGSNGSISPVGMVGVTHGSSRQFIITPDLNFKTDSILVDGIRVDSLASYTFTNVSANHFIVAYFSINKYIITASAIGGGTISPSGSIGLDSGVDQKFIIAANNGYRLDSVVVDGIRVDSTFSYIFINITTNHSITAFFSIAKFTITASADSNGTITPNGVVVANYGSDQRFILTPKIGYHVDSVLVDGEVVDSTSGYTFYNVSANHSIFVKFALTLNPVPTFTAIIPSSGYRGQMMRVVLVGSNFIPGQTIINAGAGMKIDSAAYNGSDTIIAFISIELNAMLGDRNISVVNPEPGGGTSANMIFSIINHKPTTVNLSFPGNGSTFYLPHGGPIEFIWNRSIDLDVEDSVLYSINIKGPGIDTTLTGISDTAVSMDIEAQLQMHQYYNWTVSATDGYDVVASPDTFSFFTDFGDGVTDLGICIPTEYAIQQNYPNPFNPTTIVNYQLPKESWVTLKVYNVLGEEITTLVDELQVAGFKSATWNAQQLPSGIYFIRMRAGIYSDVKKTVLSK
- a CDS encoding pseudouridine synthase, with product MTLSQKYHHYYVFNKPFGTLSQFTDVEGRNTLSDYGPFPKDVYPVGRLDYDSEGLLLLTNDNLLKHQLIDPKNHRPRTYLVQVERTPSEESISKLREGLIIEKRKTYPAEVRLLDVEPDFPPRSVPIRFRKNVGTAWLEIVLREGRNRQVRKMTAAIGHPTLRLIRIKIGCLNLKDLKPGEFRELKIAEVNSLKKSFTHETQR